Proteins found in one Lysinibacillus fusiformis genomic segment:
- a CDS encoding threonine/serine exporter family protein, whose product MVLQDADNELTIDCLLLAGRIMIESGAETYRVEDTMLRMAHSQNMPNAQCYATPTGIIFSLGKTQPTRITSISRRVTDLQKIALVNSVSRRLTSQIITLEEAYDELKSIQKTNYFLPTYLQVLAAALASGCFLIMFKGGWSDFPIACLAGGLGFLVLVIINHLTKVKFFSEFTASLGLGFVAFLAVKYGYGTELDKIIISSVMPLVPGILITNAVRDLMAGHFMSGMAKGAEAFLTAFAIGAAIAVTLGF is encoded by the coding sequence ATGGTCTTACAAGATGCGGATAATGAACTTACGATTGACTGTTTGTTGCTTGCAGGGCGTATTATGATTGAAAGTGGTGCAGAAACATATCGCGTAGAGGATACGATGCTGCGTATGGCACATTCTCAAAATATGCCAAATGCTCAATGTTATGCCACACCAACTGGCATCATTTTTTCGTTAGGCAAGACACAGCCAACAAGAATTACATCAATTTCCAGAAGGGTTACAGATTTGCAAAAAATAGCCTTGGTAAATTCAGTATCTCGTAGACTCACATCTCAAATCATAACATTAGAAGAAGCTTATGACGAGCTAAAGTCGATACAAAAAACAAATTATTTTTTACCAACTTATTTACAAGTTTTGGCAGCTGCACTTGCTAGTGGTTGTTTCCTAATTATGTTTAAAGGTGGTTGGTCTGATTTTCCTATAGCTTGTTTAGCAGGTGGACTAGGTTTCCTAGTACTTGTAATAATCAATCATTTAACAAAGGTAAAGTTCTTTTCTGAATTTACAGCATCACTCGGCCTCGGCTTTGTGGCCTTCTTGGCAGTAAAGTATGGTTATGGTACTGAACTTGATAAAATTATTATTAGTTCCGTCATGCCACTCGTACCAGGTATTTTGATTACAAATGCTGTTCGTGATTTAATGGCAGGTCATTTTATGTCAGGGATGGCAAAGGGAGCAGAGGCCTTTTTAACAGCCTTTGCTATTGGTGCAGCAATTGCCGTCACACTAGGATTTTAG
- a CDS encoding threonine/serine exporter family protein: protein MQMMDIIIQLIVSFFATAGIAIIFNVPRKTLLHCGLVGVIGWIIYYVLTEQGMDVVKASFFGSFVIAIVAHLYARRFKIPMIIFIVGGIIPLVPGGMAYNAMRNVVEDDYLQGLQYGLKAFLITGAIVIGLVFAEVIIQLIFRSVRSSKVKLQKVYKK from the coding sequence ATGCAGATGATGGACATTATTATACAATTAATTGTTAGTTTTTTTGCGACGGCTGGGATTGCCATTATTTTTAATGTTCCTAGAAAAACATTACTTCATTGCGGTCTTGTTGGGGTAATTGGCTGGATTATTTACTATGTTCTAACAGAGCAAGGGATGGATGTTGTCAAAGCCTCTTTCTTTGGCTCATTTGTCATAGCGATTGTTGCTCATTTGTATGCCCGACGTTTTAAAATACCGATGATTATTTTTATTGTTGGTGGAATTATACCGTTAGTGCCAGGGGGCATGGCCTATAATGCGATGAGAAATGTAGTAGAAGATGATTACTTACAAGGCTTGCAATATGGCTTAAAGGCATTTTTAATTACAGGTGCCATTGTTATTGGTCTTGTTTTTGCAGAAGTAATTATTCAACTCATATTCCGCTCCGTTCGTTCAAGTAAAGTAAAATTGCAAAAGGTTTATAAAAAATAG
- a CDS encoding ABC transporter ATP-binding protein yields MKEVFSYVKPYKWTAIFALCLMLLELFVELVQPLIMAKIIDEGVRAQDQGMILQWGAVLLALSFVAFLAGVINSYFSSHTAQSFSYDLRNALFDRIQSFTLATYQKFSTASLITRLTNDVTQVQTVLFMSLRIMLRAPLAVIGSIIMAFVVNAKLALFLVIGAPIIFIFLIFMVAKGVSYFGRVQKRVDRLNRVLQENLQAIRLVKAYLRGAYEATRFDEVASRLKVDTVKALRIMEYIMPVLLFIMNMSLLAVLWFGTKQIATGTTPLGDIVAIVNYAMRMTGSFSMFAFIIIFYARAKASAERMAEILSIENEVEDTSLIEEVGHTTQYGELTFEHVSFTYPGGDALVLSDVSFQVKSGEKLAIMGATGAGKSTLLQLIPRFYEVTQGRILVEGQDVQHWELQELREIIGYVPQQSLLFTGSIADNVRWGDTQAEMDAVLQATMQAQIHASVEDFPNGYDTKVGQKGVNLSGGQKQRLSIARALLRKGHILMLDDSTSALDVKTEQSLWEALSEEQATMLVVTQKIRTAKGADRILLIDAGKVVAYGTHEELLQTSSLYKKIAISQQEVED; encoded by the coding sequence ATGAAAGAAGTTTTTTCCTATGTAAAGCCCTATAAATGGACAGCTATTTTTGCTTTATGTTTAATGCTTTTAGAGTTATTCGTGGAGCTTGTGCAGCCACTCATTATGGCAAAAATAATTGATGAAGGAGTAAGGGCTCAAGATCAAGGGATGATTTTGCAATGGGGAGCGGTTTTATTAGCGCTATCTTTTGTTGCCTTTCTAGCGGGAGTTATCAATTCGTATTTTTCTTCACATACAGCTCAAAGCTTTTCGTATGACCTACGAAATGCTCTGTTTGATAGAATTCAATCCTTTACGCTAGCAACCTATCAAAAATTCTCCACTGCATCCCTTATTACTCGATTAACAAATGATGTCACACAGGTACAAACAGTGCTGTTTATGAGCCTGCGTATTATGCTTCGGGCGCCACTTGCTGTTATAGGAAGTATTATTATGGCTTTTGTTGTAAATGCGAAATTGGCTTTATTTTTAGTCATCGGTGCACCGATTATTTTTATTTTTCTTATCTTTATGGTGGCAAAAGGTGTGTCTTATTTTGGACGTGTACAGAAGAGAGTCGATCGTTTAAATAGGGTTTTACAGGAGAATTTACAGGCGATACGGTTGGTGAAGGCTTACTTAAGAGGAGCATATGAGGCTACTCGCTTCGATGAAGTTGCATCGCGTTTAAAAGTGGATACTGTAAAGGCTTTACGCATAATGGAATATATTATGCCGGTTCTTTTATTTATTATGAATATGAGCTTGCTCGCAGTTCTATGGTTTGGTACAAAACAAATTGCGACAGGAACAACGCCGCTTGGTGATATTGTCGCTATTGTGAATTATGCAATGCGTATGACGGGCTCATTTTCAATGTTCGCGTTTATTATTATCTTCTACGCACGTGCAAAGGCCTCTGCAGAACGTATGGCAGAAATCCTTTCTATAGAAAATGAGGTTGAAGATACTTCCCTTATAGAAGAAGTAGGCCATACAACACAATATGGAGAATTAACATTTGAACATGTTAGTTTTACTTATCCAGGAGGAGATGCTCTTGTTCTGTCGGATGTGAGCTTTCAAGTTAAGTCTGGTGAAAAATTAGCGATTATGGGGGCAACTGGTGCAGGAAAATCAACATTATTACAGCTCATTCCTCGTTTCTATGAAGTGACACAAGGAAGAATACTTGTAGAAGGACAGGATGTTCAACACTGGGAATTACAAGAGCTGCGAGAAATAATTGGTTATGTCCCTCAGCAGTCATTGTTATTTACCGGAAGTATTGCAGATAATGTACGGTGGGGAGATACACAGGCTGAAATGGATGCTGTACTACAGGCTACAATGCAGGCACAAATACATGCATCTGTTGAAGATTTTCCAAATGGATACGATACCAAGGTTGGGCAAAAAGGAGTTAATTTATCAGGGGGGCAGAAACAAAGGCTATCCATAGCTAGAGCCCTTTTGAGAAAAGGACATATTTTAATGCTTGATGATAGTACCAGTGCCTTAGATGTAAAAACTGAACAGTCTTTATGGGAGGCATTGAGTGAAGAACAGGCAACGATGCTTGTTGTTACGCAAAAAATTCGTACAGCTAAAGGTGCAGATCGCATTTTACTGATTGATGCTGGAAAAGTAGTTGCATATGGCACACATGAAGAGCTTTTACAGACTTCCTCTCTTTATAAAAAAATAGCTATCTCTCAACAGGAGGTGGAGGATTAA
- a CDS encoding polysaccharide deacetylase family protein has translation MQERRKRRGPIIDFLLLSLIVTLTTIILFIILSKDEFKFQKISASKESETESVNSHLSTESSAFPGIRIVTDVSNDKRTPFAIHYPQTDNEVFNDAVLQYISDSKENYLTSMKKIKDKEAMGELNISLETFPYREHYYSFVLTKMLYLGGANHEVSTKTFFINNETGEQITIQTLLQHDENNLSTLAVNVRKDLQKNLQLKDELFNDELLKATEPKWSNFNRFAIVDDSLQFYFDEYEIASGAAGTPIVKLPLSLINPLLASEFQIAMENVKPINPPPTGDPNKKRIALTFDDGPHPKVTEQILNILDKYHAKATFFMLGSRVQYYPDIVKDVLARGHEIGNHSWNHPVLTKLTQEQVMKEYNTTATEIEKAINQGATVFRPPYGATNDTINAEIPVPVVLWTIDTLDWKHRNAQQLLPHVKNNLHNNAIVLMHDIHQSTADGLDAVLAYLQEQGYEFVTVSEILPYRQ, from the coding sequence ATGCAGGAACGCAGAAAAAGACGCGGTCCAATAATTGATTTCTTATTACTTAGCCTTATTGTGACCTTAACAACTATTATACTTTTTATTATCCTTTCAAAGGATGAATTTAAGTTTCAAAAGATTAGTGCTTCAAAAGAATCCGAGACGGAATCGGTGAATAGTCATTTATCGACCGAAAGTTCTGCGTTTCCCGGCATACGTATTGTGACAGACGTTTCAAATGACAAACGAACACCATTTGCTATTCATTACCCACAAACAGATAACGAAGTTTTTAATGATGCCGTATTACAATACATATCGGATTCAAAAGAAAACTATCTAACATCGATGAAAAAAATTAAAGATAAAGAAGCTATGGGTGAATTAAATATTAGTCTTGAAACGTTTCCATACCGAGAGCATTACTATTCCTTTGTGCTAACAAAGATGCTATATCTAGGTGGAGCCAATCACGAAGTCTCAACAAAAACATTCTTTATTAACAACGAAACTGGCGAACAAATTACGATCCAAACACTCTTACAACATGATGAGAATAACTTATCTACGTTGGCGGTAAACGTCCGAAAAGATTTGCAAAAAAACCTCCAATTAAAGGATGAGCTTTTCAATGATGAACTATTAAAAGCTACGGAACCAAAATGGTCTAACTTCAATCGCTTTGCTATTGTTGACGATTCATTACAATTCTATTTCGATGAATATGAGATTGCTAGTGGAGCAGCAGGTACCCCAATAGTGAAACTACCCCTTTCGCTTATTAACCCATTGTTAGCCTCCGAGTTTCAAATTGCAATGGAAAATGTAAAACCAATTAATCCACCGCCAACTGGTGATCCAAATAAAAAACGTATTGCCTTAACGTTTGATGATGGTCCACATCCAAAAGTGACGGAGCAAATTTTAAATATTCTCGATAAGTATCACGCAAAAGCTACCTTCTTCATGCTTGGTAGTCGTGTACAATATTATCCCGACATCGTAAAAGATGTTCTTGCGCGCGGTCATGAAATTGGAAACCATTCATGGAACCACCCTGTATTAACAAAGCTTACGCAAGAACAAGTAATGAAAGAGTATAACACTACTGCTACTGAAATTGAGAAAGCAATCAATCAAGGTGCGACTGTTTTTAGACCACCCTATGGTGCAACTAATGATACAATTAACGCGGAGATTCCTGTCCCTGTCGTGCTCTGGACGATTGACACATTAGATTGGAAACATCGCAATGCACAGCAACTATTGCCACATGTAAAAAATAATTTACACAATAATGCCATTGTCTTAATGCATGATATTCATCAATCCACTGCAGACGGACTTGACGCTGTTCTTGCCTATTTACAAGAGCAAGGCTATGAATTTGTAACTGTTTCAGAGATACTGCCATATCGCCAATAG
- a CDS encoding EAL domain-containing protein, whose amino-acid sequence MSHMHKSFTIDEHYLNSLPFPAIIINQDGQATVWGKSAEHLIGLSANDIKGNTTPSIHENLLRQLPVETFQSILQNEDSTYLEKIQVLTTSNAEITTALLTKPFTDEGERFILLIFMLPELMTQAISHCSTFVNLKQGLDATFMTVTLDHDGFILECNNEFLKTSQWTPKRVIGKTFWQLFPDNETSEKITHTIWRNLNNGHTWQGEVEKVTKTGQSYWVLLTAIPLVNLETNEQQFILIEKDVTKSKTIQHQLEKIAYIDTETGLMNAHRLEKVIANMIDDERHFSFVYLSIDKFYTLKELHDQQIDQSLIVEFTNRIKMYFQDSTMARINENDFVVITPLSEWFIQGFLSYLQQHPIYSGNIAVPISISGGITRYPEDQSTFSQLMKASIATISTVREAGGDKIVSLSTATHKALNRKALIEKRLLQALDQKNLKVLYQPQIDVYSGKVTAVEALVRWEDEEIGVVKPDELIPIAEETGLINNIGSFMLEKACEQALLWKKAGYDLKVSINSSVREFRDKNMAKSILEMITKTGCPANLLQIEITEKFALEAEAATSIAQQMRKLENEGISFVLDDFGTGYGSFRYMQILPIDTLKIDQTFTNSLLKSEKSQKLMHGMVQLGKSMELKVVAEGVETAEQADLLITYGCDAIQGYYISKPVTPEEIELLLTKKQ is encoded by the coding sequence ATGAGTCATATGCATAAATCATTTACGATTGATGAACATTATTTAAATTCACTTCCTTTTCCTGCAATTATCATTAATCAAGATGGACAAGCGACAGTCTGGGGAAAGAGCGCTGAACATCTGATTGGATTATCAGCTAATGATATTAAAGGAAATACTACTCCATCTATACACGAAAATCTACTGCGTCAGCTTCCTGTCGAAACATTTCAATCTATTTTACAAAATGAGGACAGCACGTATCTAGAAAAAATTCAAGTTCTTACCACTTCAAATGCAGAAATAACGACAGCTCTGCTAACTAAACCTTTTACAGATGAAGGAGAGCGTTTTATTCTATTGATTTTTATGCTACCAGAATTAATGACGCAAGCTATCTCCCATTGCAGTACCTTTGTAAACCTTAAGCAAGGTTTAGATGCAACCTTTATGACTGTTACACTCGATCACGACGGATTTATCTTAGAATGTAATAATGAATTTCTAAAAACAAGCCAATGGACACCAAAGCGTGTTATCGGCAAAACTTTTTGGCAGCTATTCCCGGATAATGAAACGAGTGAAAAAATAACACATACGATTTGGCGTAATTTAAATAATGGTCATACGTGGCAAGGAGAAGTTGAAAAAGTCACAAAAACAGGGCAATCCTATTGGGTACTACTAACGGCTATCCCTCTTGTCAACCTTGAAACAAACGAACAACAATTTATCTTAATTGAAAAAGATGTGACAAAGTCAAAAACGATTCAACATCAACTTGAAAAAATTGCTTACATCGATACAGAAACGGGTCTGATGAATGCACATCGACTTGAAAAAGTAATTGCCAATATGATTGACGATGAAAGACATTTTTCATTTGTTTATCTAAGTATTGATAAATTTTATACGCTTAAAGAATTGCATGACCAACAAATCGATCAAAGCCTTATTGTTGAATTTACAAATCGTATAAAAATGTATTTCCAAGATAGCACGATGGCCCGTATCAATGAAAATGATTTTGTTGTCATCACGCCTTTAAGTGAATGGTTTATTCAAGGCTTTTTATCTTACTTACAACAACATCCGATTTATAGCGGCAATATTGCTGTACCAATTTCTATTAGCGGAGGCATAACTAGATATCCTGAGGATCAATCAACATTCTCTCAGCTTATGAAGGCATCCATTGCTACTATTTCAACGGTACGTGAAGCTGGTGGAGACAAAATTGTTTCTTTATCAACAGCAACACATAAAGCTTTAAATCGTAAAGCATTAATTGAAAAGCGCTTACTTCAAGCCCTTGATCAAAAGAACTTAAAGGTACTCTATCAGCCACAAATCGATGTGTATTCTGGAAAAGTTACTGCTGTTGAAGCACTCGTACGTTGGGAAGATGAGGAAATAGGCGTCGTTAAGCCTGATGAGTTAATTCCTATCGCAGAAGAAACAGGTCTGATTAACAATATTGGGTCCTTCATGCTGGAAAAGGCTTGTGAACAAGCTTTACTTTGGAAAAAGGCTGGCTATGATTTAAAAGTATCTATTAACTCTTCTGTACGTGAATTCCGTGATAAAAATATGGCAAAATCCATACTTGAAATGATCACAAAAACTGGTTGTCCAGCGAATCTATTACAAATTGAGATTACTGAAAAATTTGCTTTAGAAGCTGAAGCCGCAACATCTATCGCACAGCAAATGCGTAAGCTTGAAAACGAAGGCATCTCCTTTGTATTAGATGATTTCGGAACGGGCTATGGTTCATTTAGATATATGCAAATATTACCAATTGATACGCTAAAAATCGATCAAACTTTCACAAATTCACTATTGAAATCTGAAAAGAGCCAAAAGCTTATGCATGGTATGGTACAACTAGGTAAATCCATGGAATTGAAAGTTGTAGCTGAAGGTGTTGAAACAGCTGAACAAGCAGATCTATTAATCACTTATGGTTGTGATGCCATTCAGGGCTATTATATTAGCAAACCTGTTACACCCGAAGAGATTGAACTATTACTGACTAAAAAGCAATAA
- a CDS encoding DMT family transporter — MKRLKGIIFIVSGAMLWGATGPLMEWLLNHTPLTVSFMLTIRLSVAGILLLTYLLLTGKNIFGIWQHKLWGRQLIVFGIAGMLGVQFAFVAAINESNAVLATLLQFLAPIFVVAYVSLSLKKWPPKYQVLGIIGTLIGLFLLLTNASFESLLISPKALLWGIAVGLTFAFYTLYPARLMKEWSVLLVVGWGMLVGGFTLGVVSRVWQSNQWGVLMDFKIFMLLVALIFFGTVAFILFLSSMKYISAVETSILSSIEPLTAMVISVIVFGTSLGFWQLIGVFVMLVCVTWLSIAGEKS, encoded by the coding sequence ATGAAACGTTTAAAAGGAATAATATTTATTGTCTCGGGTGCTATGCTATGGGGAGCAACTGGCCCTTTAATGGAGTGGTTACTTAATCATACACCGTTGACCGTATCCTTTATGTTAACGATCCGTTTATCGGTTGCAGGTATATTACTACTTACATACTTATTGTTAACAGGAAAAAATATTTTTGGTATTTGGCAGCACAAGCTATGGGGAAGGCAGCTCATTGTTTTTGGTATTGCAGGTATGCTAGGTGTACAGTTTGCCTTTGTTGCTGCAATTAATGAAAGTAATGCTGTGCTGGCGACCTTACTACAGTTTTTAGCGCCAATATTTGTTGTTGCATATGTCTCTCTTAGTTTAAAGAAATGGCCACCAAAATATCAAGTGTTAGGTATTATTGGTACCCTTATAGGGTTATTTCTATTACTAACGAACGCATCATTTGAAAGTTTGCTTATTAGTCCAAAAGCCTTGTTGTGGGGTATAGCAGTAGGCTTAACATTTGCATTTTATACCTTGTATCCTGCACGCTTAATGAAGGAGTGGAGTGTGCTTTTAGTAGTTGGCTGGGGGATGCTGGTGGGTGGCTTCACTTTAGGTGTAGTAAGCCGTGTTTGGCAGTCCAATCAATGGGGCGTACTAATGGACTTTAAAATTTTTATGTTATTAGTTGCTTTAATATTTTTTGGAACAGTTGCTTTTATCTTATTTTTAAGTAGTATGAAATACATTTCGGCAGTTGAAACGAGCATTCTTTCCAGTATTGAACCATTAACAGCAATGGTTATTTCAGTTATTGTTTTCGGTACTTCCTTAGGTTTCTGGCAATTAATAGGTGTATTCGTTATGCTTGTTTGTGTAACATGGCTTTCAATAGCTGGAGAAAAATCATAA
- a CDS encoding ABC transporter ATP-binding protein: protein MGFFQKPFGYEPILTKDDLKQVVKKKKGPRAADWKNTLLRLWKIVDEQRALLIVVLLLVMISSILALVGPYLIGQMIDHYVMHGELSGLGKGIGALIGIYVLLAISLFLQNYWMIGIAQQTIYRLRTSVFAHFQRLPVAFFDRRQHGELMSRMTNDIEAVSSTLNSSFIQVFSSVLTLGGTVIIMLSLSPLLTVLTMVIIPLMFWAMRWITRRTAPLFKEQQVAIGALNGMIEETISGQRIVKAFSQEERMKAEFREKSLRLRRTGFWAQTYSGYIPKVMNFLNNMSFTIVAGIGGVLALYGHVSIGVIVIFTEYARQFTRPLNDLANQFNTVLSAIAGAERVFALLDEQPEKETVSAQKHQLLGHVAFKQVYFKYELEEDAYTLKNVDFKVEPGQTVALVGATGAGKTTILQLIARFYEVTKGEVLFDGINVQQIDRQSLRSQMAFVLQDPFLFEASVRENIRYGRLDASDVEIEEAAKRANAHDFIMKLKDGYDTILAADGREISQGQKQLLSIARALIADPKILLLDEATSSIDTVTEMAIQEALDTLMQGRTSFVIAHRLNTVHNADMVLVMHKGELVEAGPQQKLIESGGLYAQMLHSSSHHLEE from the coding sequence ATGGGATTTTTCCAGAAACCTTTTGGCTATGAACCGATTTTGACAAAAGATGATCTGAAACAGGTTGTGAAGAAAAAGAAGGGGCCACGTGCAGCTGATTGGAAAAATACATTGCTACGGTTATGGAAAATTGTTGACGAACAACGTGCACTTCTCATTGTGGTGCTTTTGTTAGTGATGATTAGCTCCATTTTAGCTTTAGTTGGCCCTTATTTAATCGGTCAAATGATTGATCACTATGTGATGCACGGTGAGCTTTCAGGCTTAGGTAAGGGGATTGGCGCATTAATTGGTATTTATGTTCTCTTAGCGATTTCACTTTTTCTACAAAACTATTGGATGATTGGTATTGCCCAGCAAACGATCTATAGATTAAGAACAAGTGTATTTGCTCACTTTCAACGGCTGCCAGTGGCATTCTTTGATCGTCGTCAGCATGGTGAATTGATGAGTCGAATGACGAATGATATTGAAGCGGTTAGCTCCACATTGAACAGTTCCTTTATCCAAGTATTTTCAAGTGTACTTACGCTTGGAGGAACCGTCATTATTATGCTCAGTTTAAGCCCATTGCTGACAGTTCTGACGATGGTCATTATTCCACTGATGTTTTGGGCAATGCGATGGATTACACGTCGTACAGCACCACTGTTTAAAGAACAGCAAGTAGCTATTGGCGCCTTAAACGGTATGATAGAAGAAACAATTTCAGGACAGCGGATTGTGAAGGCATTCTCCCAAGAGGAGCGAATGAAAGCAGAGTTTCGTGAAAAAAGTTTGCGCTTAAGAAGGACCGGCTTTTGGGCACAGACTTACTCGGGTTATATTCCAAAAGTCATGAACTTCTTAAATAATATGAGCTTTACCATTGTAGCTGGTATAGGAGGAGTTCTCGCACTATATGGACATGTATCCATAGGGGTAATTGTTATATTCACTGAATATGCACGACAATTTACACGTCCTTTAAATGATTTAGCAAACCAGTTTAATACGGTACTATCAGCCATTGCTGGTGCAGAGCGCGTATTTGCCTTGCTTGATGAACAACCAGAGAAGGAAACCGTGTCTGCACAAAAGCATCAGTTGTTGGGGCATGTTGCATTTAAGCAGGTGTACTTTAAATATGAACTAGAAGAAGATGCATACACATTAAAGAATGTAGATTTTAAAGTGGAGCCTGGACAAACAGTAGCCCTCGTTGGTGCAACTGGAGCTGGGAAAACGACAATTCTTCAACTGATTGCAAGGTTTTATGAGGTAACAAAGGGTGAGGTATTATTTGATGGTATAAATGTGCAGCAAATTGATCGTCAATCCCTTCGTTCACAGATGGCTTTTGTATTACAGGATCCATTTTTATTTGAGGCTTCTGTTCGCGAAAATATCCGTTATGGTCGACTGGATGCGAGTGATGTAGAGATTGAAGAAGCGGCCAAGCGTGCTAATGCCCATGACTTCATTATGAAACTCAAAGATGGGTATGATACCATTCTTGCTGCAGATGGACGCGAGATTTCACAAGGTCAAAAGCAATTACTATCTATAGCAAGGGCACTTATTGCTGATCCGAAAATTTTACTATTAGATGAAGCCACAAGCAGTATTGATACGGTGACAGAGATGGCGATACAAGAGGCACTCGATACGTTGATGCAGGGTCGCACAAGCTTTGTTATTGCTCATCGTTTAAATACTGTCCATAATGCTGATATGGTTTTAGTTATGCATAAAGGGGAATTAGTTGAAGCTGGACCCCAGCAAAAACTAATCGAATCAGGTGGTCTTTATGCACAAATGCTGCATTCATCCTCACACCATCTTGAGGAATAG